Proteins from one Lycium ferocissimum isolate CSIRO_LF1 unplaced genomic scaffold, AGI_CSIRO_Lferr_CH_V1 ctg11618, whole genome shotgun sequence genomic window:
- the LOC132041762 gene encoding putative late blight resistance protein homolog R1A-3: protein MIALYTCSISVHDPSTSCRLCIKSSALHDFLSTTPFAEHVRSFYCFSTRQIELPPSNIKYLCQAFPLIRVLDIESLKFVFSKDFNQLFHLRHIAFSGDFVALPLAFGKFGNLQTLILNTSASALEIKADIWNMLRLRHVHTNVPAKLPSPSTSSGKASGLQTLSQVAPESCKKGVLVKACYLKKLSIRGAMMAFLKTNKGGHVNLEELKCPEELKLLNDVLYGSKVLHLPPSFVRILRTVKKLTLSKTMFDWDEANILGRLESLEVLKLKENAFTGKSWNPDIRGFLQLQVLWIEEALDLETWEASEAHFPRLGHLILKSCENLEAVPFELADVHSLQEMRLGNTRKAAKSAKEIEIKFKLTILPPETD, encoded by the coding sequence AGCATGTGAGATCCTTTTACTGTTTCTCCACAAGACAAATCGAGTTGCCTCCTAGTAACATCAAATATCTCTGCCAAGCGTTTCCATTGATCAGGGTCTTGGACATTGAGTCCCTGAAATTTGTATTCTCCAAGGATTTTAACCAACTATTTCATTTGAGGCATATTGCCTTTTCAGGTGACTTCGTGGCCCTTCCTCTGGCCTTTGGTAAATTTGGAAACTTACAAACCCTTATACTAAATACATCAGCTTCAGCTCTTGAAATAAAAGCTGACATATGGAACATGTTAAGATTGAGGCATGTACACACCAACGTTCCTGCAAAATTGCCGTCCCCTTCTACCTCATCAGGTAAAGCTTCTGGCCTTCAAACTCTTTCTCAGGTTGCACCGGAGAGTTGCAAGAAAGGCGTCCTTGTGAAAGCTTGCTATCTCAAAAAGTTGAGCATTCGAGGGGCAATGATGGCTTTCCTTAAAACCAACAAGGGTGGACACGTCAACCTTGAAGAATTGAAGTGCCCGGAAGAACTGAAACTGTTAAATGATGTTCTTTACGGGAGTAAAGTGCTTCACCTTCCTCCATCATTCGTCAGGATTCTACGCACTGTGAAGAAGTTAACTTTGTCTAAGACAATGTTTGATTGGGACGAGGCAAATATTTTGGGGAGGCTAGAATCCCTCGAAGTGCTGAAACTGAAAGAAAATGCATTCACAGGGAAGTCATGGAACCCGGACATACGAGGTTTTCTTCAACTTCAGGTCTTGTGGATTGAAGAGGCACTAGACTTGGAAACTTGGGAGGCTTCAGAAGCTCATTTCCCAAGACTTGGGCACCTCATTCTTAAATCTTGTGAAAATCTTGAGGCTGTTCCATTTGAGTTGGCTGATGTACATAGCCTTCAAGAGATGAGGCTGGGGAACACAAGAAAAGCAGCCAAATCTGCAAAAGAAATAGAGATCAAATTCAAGCTCACCATACTCCCTCCTGAAACTGATTAG